A window from Calliopsis andreniformis isolate RMS-2024a chromosome 7, iyCalAndr_principal, whole genome shotgun sequence encodes these proteins:
- the LOC143181523 gene encoding uncharacterized protein LOC143181523, protein MLRTRFTCQQCGRGYTMLCNLRRHMKWECGGKRQFPCYYCSYSFTQKTSLQRHLTAIHKIDVINGMESSLML, encoded by the coding sequence ATGCTAAGGACCCGGTTCACCTGCCAGCAGTGCGGCCGCGGGTACACCATGCTGTGCAACCTGAGGAGGCACATGAAGTGGGAGTGCGGCGGGAAGCGGCAGTTTCCTTGTTACTACTGCAGCTACAGTTTCACGCAGAAGACGAGTCTGCAGCGGCACCTGACGGCGATCCATAAAATCGACGTGATCAATGGGATGGAGTCCAGTCTCATGTTATAG